One Maribacter cobaltidurans genomic window carries:
- a CDS encoding cystathionine gamma-synthase, with the protein MADKKLRFNSKVIHGGQEPDKAYGAVMPPIYQTSTYAQSSPGSHKGYEYSRSANPTRSALEKALASIENGNHGLAFASGLAAIDAVLKLMVPGDEVISTADLYGGSYRLFKRVFENYGIVFHFVDMAETSGILKCLNKNTKLIWVETPTNPMMNIIDIKAISEEAKRENVLLAVDNTFATPYLQTPLDLGADIVMHSATKYLGGHSDVVLGALVVNDQELAKKLYFIQNASGAVAGPMDSFLVLRGIKTLHVRMQRHCENGEAIAKYLNDHPKVEQVYWPGFENHPNHHIAKVQMNGFGGMISFIPKGSNYTDAIKIVESLKVFTLAESLGGVESLAGHPASMTHASIPKEEREKSGIVDALIRLSVGIEDIEDLIEDLSQALE; encoded by the coding sequence ATGGCAGATAAAAAATTAAGATTTAACAGTAAGGTGATACATGGAGGGCAAGAGCCCGATAAGGCCTATGGGGCGGTAATGCCACCTATTTATCAAACCTCTACCTATGCCCAAAGCTCTCCCGGAAGTCATAAAGGGTATGAATATTCTAGAAGTGCCAACCCTACTAGAAGTGCTTTGGAAAAGGCTTTGGCAAGCATAGAAAATGGAAATCACGGTCTTGCATTTGCCAGTGGGTTGGCGGCAATAGACGCTGTCTTAAAATTGATGGTCCCGGGGGACGAGGTTATCTCAACTGCTGACCTTTATGGCGGAAGTTATCGCTTGTTCAAAAGAGTTTTTGAAAACTATGGTATCGTTTTTCACTTTGTGGATATGGCTGAAACTTCCGGTATTTTGAAGTGTCTGAACAAAAACACCAAGCTTATCTGGGTGGAGACCCCAACCAACCCAATGATGAACATCATAGATATAAAGGCTATTTCCGAAGAGGCAAAAAGGGAAAATGTTTTATTGGCGGTGGATAATACATTTGCCACTCCATATTTGCAAACGCCCTTGGACCTTGGTGCCGATATTGTGATGCATTCTGCCACCAAGTATCTTGGCGGTCACAGCGATGTAGTTTTAGGAGCCTTGGTCGTAAACGACCAAGAATTGGCCAAAAAATTATATTTTATTCAAAATGCCAGCGGAGCGGTTGCAGGTCCCATGGACAGTTTTTTGGTACTAAGGGGCATTAAAACCTTACATGTGCGTATGCAAAGGCATTGTGAAAATGGTGAGGCCATTGCCAAGTATTTGAATGATCATCCAAAAGTGGAGCAAGTATATTGGCCAGGATTTGAAAATCATCCCAATCACCATATAGCTAAGGTGCAGATGAACGGTTTTGGCGGGATGATTTCCTTCATCCCTAAGGGAAGCAATTATACCGATGCCATCAAAATAGTGGAAAGCCTAAAAGTTTTCACTTTGGCAGAATCCTTAGGAGGGGTCGAAAGCCTTGCAGGTCATCCAGCAAGTATGACCCATGCCAGTATTCCAAAAGAGGAAAGGGAAAAGTCAGGAATCGTGGATGCACTGATACGATTAAGTGTTGGAATTGAGGATATTGAGGACTTGATTGAGGATTTATCGCAAGCCTTGGAATAA
- the gdhA gene encoding NADP-specific glutamate dehydrogenase: MKAKIKAFMDEVKSRNGHEPEFIQAVQEVADTVIPYIAEKEIYNGKNILLRMVEPERLVSFRVAWVDDEGEIHVNRGYRIQMNSAIGPYKGGLRFHPTVNASILKFLAFEQVFKNSLTTLPMGGGKGGSDFDPKGKSDDEVMRFCHAFMLELNRHIGPNTDVPAGDIGVGAREIGYLFGMYKKIRNEFTGVLTGKGLSWGGSKIRPEATGYGTVYFAENMLKTRNENFEGKTVVISGSGNVAQYAAEKVIQLGGKVVTLSDSSGYIYDADGIDTNKLEYVMDLKNNRRGRISEYVKKYPNAEYHDGKTPWDVKCEIALPCATQNELNEEDAKQLLDNGCICVAEGANMPCTADAVHAFHDAKILFAPGKASNAGGVATSGLEMSQNSLRISWTREEVDERLKGIMSDIHDSCIEYGMEENGYCNYVKGANIAGFVKVADAMLAQGVI; this comes from the coding sequence ATGAAAGCAAAAATAAAAGCATTTATGGATGAGGTGAAGTCCCGAAACGGTCATGAACCAGAATTCATCCAAGCCGTTCAGGAAGTTGCGGATACGGTTATTCCCTATATCGCCGAAAAAGAAATATACAACGGCAAGAATATACTTTTGAGAATGGTGGAACCGGAAAGACTGGTTTCTTTTAGGGTTGCCTGGGTGGACGATGAAGGCGAGATTCACGTAAACAGGGGGTACAGGATACAGATGAATTCGGCCATTGGCCCATACAAAGGAGGTTTGCGTTTTCACCCAACGGTAAATGCAAGTATTCTAAAATTTTTGGCATTTGAGCAAGTCTTTAAAAATAGTTTGACTACCCTTCCAATGGGAGGTGGTAAAGGTGGTTCTGATTTTGACCCTAAGGGCAAGTCAGACGATGAGGTAATGCGTTTCTGCCACGCCTTCATGTTGGAGCTTAACAGACATATTGGTCCAAATACGGATGTTCCCGCTGGTGATATTGGTGTTGGTGCACGGGAAATTGGGTACTTGTTCGGGATGTACAAGAAAATACGAAATGAGTTTACCGGGGTCTTGACCGGTAAAGGTCTTTCATGGGGCGGTTCCAAAATTCGTCCGGAAGCCACTGGATATGGTACCGTTTACTTCGCCGAGAACATGCTTAAAACCAGAAACGAGAATTTCGAAGGAAAAACGGTGGTTATTTCCGGATCCGGTAACGTGGCCCAATATGCAGCAGAAAAAGTAATTCAATTAGGAGGCAAAGTGGTTACACTTTCAGACTCCAGTGGATATATTTATGATGCCGATGGTATCGATACTAATAAGTTGGAATACGTAATGGACCTCAAGAACAACAGACGGGGACGTATTTCGGAATATGTAAAAAAATATCCAAACGCTGAATATCATGATGGTAAAACTCCTTGGGATGTGAAGTGCGAAATTGCATTACCTTGTGCCACTCAGAACGAATTAAACGAAGAGGATGCAAAACAGTTATTGGACAATGGGTGCATTTGTGTAGCGGAAGGTGCCAACATGCCCTGTACCGCGGATGCAGTTCATGCTTTCCACGATGCAAAAATTCTTTTTGCACCAGGTAAGGCTTCCAATGCGGGCGGTGTTGCCACCTCTGGATTGGAAATGTCCCAAAACTCCCTACGGATCAGTTGGACCCGTGAGGAAGTTGATGAACGCTTAAAAGGTATTATGTCTGATATTCACGATTCCTGTATCGAATACGGAATGGAGGAAAATGGGTATTGCAACTACGTTAAGGGTGCCAATATCGCTGGTTTCGTAAAAGTTGCGGATGCCATGTTGGCCCAAGGCGTTATCTAA
- a CDS encoding MBOAT family O-acyltransferase, with protein MLFNSFEFLVFLIVVFGFYWFVFNKKVKHQNILLLLASYIFYGWWDYRFLSLIFISTLVDYFVGLQLYRTTKNAHRKLLLGISMAFNIGLLAFFKYFNFFVDSWIHLLNNIGYHTQNTWTLNIILPVGISFYTFQTMSYTIDVYRNKLKPTGDFISFAAFVSFFPQLVAGPIERASNLLPQILGQRTFSYEKGMQGLRLILWGLVKKVVIADVLALKVDDIFGNYHDFGGGVLWLGALYFAIQIYCDFSGYSDIAIGVSKLFGIELMSNFKFPYFSRNVAEFWRRWHISLSTWFRDYLYIPLGGSRGSTWKSLRNVFVIFLVSGLWHGANWTFVVWGGVHAMLFVPSYIKGSNRKYVDNVVAESSWFPSLREAGQILFTFLMVVLAWVFFRSESLASALEYLSFMFTKFNFPPIYKNGLYSVGSLLFLDWIFRKDERLNFTFLEIIDKRVLGIVEVVVIIAVVYLISLNTSSGQFIYFQF; from the coding sequence TTGCTATTCAATTCTTTTGAGTTTTTGGTTTTTCTTATCGTTGTTTTCGGATTCTATTGGTTCGTTTTCAACAAGAAAGTCAAGCACCAGAATATTTTGCTCCTTCTGGCATCCTATATTTTTTATGGATGGTGGGACTATAGGTTTTTGTCCCTTATCTTCATATCTACCCTAGTCGACTATTTTGTTGGGTTACAACTGTACCGAACAACAAAAAATGCCCATAGAAAATTGCTGTTGGGAATCAGTATGGCCTTTAATATTGGGCTTTTGGCGTTCTTTAAGTATTTTAATTTTTTTGTGGATTCATGGATACATCTATTGAACAATATAGGTTACCATACGCAGAATACATGGACGCTGAATATAATACTTCCGGTAGGCATTTCTTTTTACACGTTCCAGACCATGTCTTACACTATTGATGTTTACCGCAATAAACTTAAACCTACAGGGGACTTTATTTCTTTCGCAGCATTTGTATCTTTTTTCCCCCAATTGGTAGCGGGTCCCATTGAACGTGCATCCAACCTATTGCCACAGATATTGGGCCAAAGAACCTTTTCCTATGAAAAGGGTATGCAGGGGCTGAGGTTGATCTTATGGGGATTGGTCAAAAAAGTGGTTATTGCAGATGTCTTGGCCCTAAAGGTAGATGATATCTTTGGTAATTATCACGACTTTGGCGGCGGTGTTCTTTGGTTGGGGGCCCTATATTTTGCGATTCAGATCTACTGCGATTTTAGTGGGTATTCGGATATTGCCATTGGGGTATCCAAGTTATTTGGCATAGAGCTGATGTCCAACTTTAAATTTCCATATTTTTCAAGAAATGTAGCCGAGTTTTGGCGAAGATGGCATATTTCACTCTCCACATGGTTTAGGGATTACCTTTATATTCCCCTTGGTGGATCCCGTGGAAGTACATGGAAATCGCTTAGAAATGTATTTGTCATTTTCTTGGTGAGTGGGCTTTGGCATGGTGCCAATTGGACTTTTGTAGTTTGGGGCGGGGTACATGCCATGCTCTTTGTTCCAAGTTACATCAAGGGAAGCAATAGGAAATATGTTGATAATGTTGTTGCGGAAAGCTCTTGGTTCCCTTCATTAAGGGAGGCGGGTCAAATTTTGTTTACTTTTTTAATGGTGGTTTTGGCATGGGTTTTTTTTAGGAGTGAATCTTTAGCTTCGGCCCTGGAATATTTATCGTTCATGTTTACTAAATTCAATTTCCCCCCTATTTATAAAAATGGACTCTATAGTGTGGGCTCCTTGTTATTTTTGGATTGGATTTTTAGGAAGGATGAGCGACTCAATTTTACTTTTTTGGAAATAATTGACAAAAGGGTATTAGGTATTGTGGAGGTAGTAGTGATTATCGCTGTGGTTTATCTGATTAGTTTGAATACGAGTTCCGGACAATTCATTTATTTTCAATTTTAG
- the recO gene encoding DNA repair protein RecO — MQVTTKAIVLTSIKYGDTSLIVKIFTESDGLKSYLLRGILASKKGKVRKALFQPLTQLELVANHRNKGSLESIKEAKLHYNYQTLQTNIVKNAMALFLAEMLANSIHEQETNTELFGFLEASLQWLDIHKEIANFHLYFLIVLTKYLGFYPDVQTINAPYFDLQEGEFISSPSLNPILSGENLLFFKSFLGIKFDAINTIKMRKNNRQELLQSLVLYYELQLQGFRKPRSLAVLNEVFS; from the coding sequence ATGCAGGTAACAACCAAGGCCATTGTACTCACTTCCATAAAATATGGGGATACCAGTTTGATCGTTAAAATTTTTACGGAATCCGATGGACTAAAATCATACTTGCTAAGGGGAATTTTGGCTTCTAAAAAAGGGAAGGTTAGAAAGGCCCTGTTTCAACCCCTTACCCAACTGGAACTTGTTGCCAATCACAGAAACAAGGGCTCATTGGAAAGTATAAAAGAAGCAAAACTTCATTATAATTATCAGACCCTTCAGACCAATATTGTCAAAAATGCTATGGCTTTATTTTTAGCAGAAATGCTTGCCAACAGTATTCATGAGCAAGAAACCAATACGGAACTTTTTGGTTTTTTGGAAGCCTCCCTACAGTGGTTGGATATCCATAAGGAAATAGCGAACTTCCACTTATATTTTTTGATTGTATTGACCAAGTACTTAGGCTTTTATCCCGATGTGCAGACTATAAACGCCCCTTATTTCGATTTACAGGAAGGGGAGTTCATCAGTAGTCCATCGCTTAACCCTATTTTGTCCGGGGAAAATCTTTTGTTTTTTAAATCATTCTTAGGCATAAAATTTGATGCAATTAATACAATTAAAATGAGAAAAAATAACAGGCAAGAACTGCTTCAATCCTTGGTTTTATACTATGAATTGCAATTACAGGGTTTTAGAAAACCTAGGTCCCTGGCGGTACTAAATGAAGTTTTTAGTTAA
- a CDS encoding TonB-dependent receptor — MLRSQQVTVLDDDTLEPIPNVAVYNPERTKISITDFDGNFDFSTFLNEDRIILKHLSYELKKVTRLQIIKNDYKIFLQMKPERLDEVVMSVSKWEQQKKEVPNKIVSIDARTIALNAPQTSADLLQSSGKVFVQKSQLGGGSPMIRGFATNRLVLSVDGVRMNNAIFRGGNLQNVISIDPFTIRNTEIIFGPGSVIYGSDAIGGVMNFYTKQPILSQKGVTEISGNTNYRFSSANTENTVHAEVNIGQEKWASLTSFSYNDFQDLKMGSHGPESYLRNSFVKTVNGEDVLVPNEDPRKQVPTGYNQTNFMQKFLYRPNVNLDFNLGIHFSETSKYSRYDRLIRPSRDGQGLRSVAWFYGPQKWFMGNFQLKKKGKGKLYDGLKLTAAYQHFEESRYNRDFQDVILNATEENVDALNLNLDLENKKMGKFKLYYGGEFIYNTVGSKGSDTQIVTMDKTEAASRYPDGATWKSLAGYLNGEYKAKPNFIVMSGLRYSHVWIDALFDDTFYAFPFENADLSTGALTGSLGFSWFPKQDFQITFNGSTGFRAPNVDDIGKIFDSEPGSVVVPNPDLESEYAYNLELGIQKNFKDKLVLKGATFYTYLVDALVRRDFTFNGNSQIEYGGELSNVQAIQNAAKAYVYGFEFGLDAYLTDQWSLSSNLTITEGIEEEEDGTDSPARHAPPTFGDFHVRWKTEKISTDFFLNYNGEVSNDELALSERSKDYIYAKDENGDPFSPSWYTLNFRSQYTIANNLNATVSLENITNQRYRTYSSGIVAPGSNLILGIGYVF, encoded by the coding sequence ATGTTGCGGTCCCAACAAGTAACCGTTTTGGACGATGATACCCTTGAGCCAATTCCCAACGTAGCGGTTTATAATCCGGAAAGGACAAAAATTAGTATTACCGATTTTGATGGAAATTTTGATTTTTCCACCTTTTTAAACGAGGACAGGATTATTCTTAAGCACTTAAGCTATGAACTTAAAAAAGTTACAAGGCTACAGATCATCAAAAATGATTACAAGATTTTTTTGCAAATGAAACCTGAGCGGTTGGATGAAGTGGTCATGTCCGTTTCTAAGTGGGAACAACAGAAAAAGGAAGTCCCCAATAAGATTGTCTCCATAGATGCACGGACCATTGCGTTGAATGCCCCCCAAACATCCGCAGATCTTTTGCAAAGTAGTGGAAAGGTCTTTGTTCAAAAAAGCCAATTGGGTGGTGGCAGCCCCATGATTAGGGGTTTTGCCACCAATAGACTGGTTCTTTCGGTTGATGGGGTACGTATGAACAATGCTATTTTTAGAGGCGGTAATTTGCAAAATGTCATATCTATCGATCCTTTTACCATTAGGAATACGGAGATTATCTTTGGGCCGGGCTCCGTTATCTACGGTAGCGATGCCATTGGTGGGGTAATGAACTTTTATACCAAGCAGCCTATTCTTAGTCAAAAGGGAGTTACTGAAATCTCGGGGAACACCAACTATCGATTCTCTTCCGCAAATACGGAAAACACCGTACACGCAGAGGTAAACATTGGTCAAGAAAAGTGGGCGTCCTTAACGAGTTTTTCCTATAACGATTTTCAAGATTTGAAAATGGGCAGTCACGGTCCGGAATCGTACTTAAGAAATTCCTTTGTAAAGACTGTTAATGGGGAGGACGTACTGGTACCTAATGAAGACCCAAGAAAACAAGTGCCCACGGGCTATAACCAGACAAATTTCATGCAGAAATTTCTCTATAGGCCCAACGTCAACTTGGATTTTAATCTAGGTATCCATTTTTCGGAAACTTCAAAATATTCACGATATGATAGGCTTATACGGCCTTCAAGGGATGGTCAGGGACTAAGGTCTGTAGCGTGGTTCTACGGCCCCCAGAAATGGTTTATGGGAAATTTTCAGTTGAAAAAGAAAGGAAAAGGAAAGCTATATGATGGGCTAAAGTTAACCGCCGCCTACCAACATTTTGAAGAAAGTAGGTACAATCGTGATTTTCAGGACGTCATTTTAAATGCTACTGAGGAAAATGTGGATGCGTTGAATTTGAACTTGGATCTGGAGAACAAAAAGATGGGGAAATTCAAGTTGTATTATGGAGGTGAGTTCATATACAATACGGTAGGGTCAAAGGGTTCGGACACTCAAATTGTCACTATGGATAAAACCGAGGCAGCTTCTAGATATCCAGATGGTGCTACATGGAAGAGTTTAGCAGGCTATCTCAATGGTGAATACAAGGCAAAACCCAACTTTATTGTAATGTCCGGTTTGCGATATAGCCATGTTTGGATCGATGCTTTGTTCGATGACACTTTCTATGCATTTCCTTTTGAGAATGCCGATTTGAGTACAGGAGCATTGACAGGTAGTCTAGGTTTTAGCTGGTTTCCAAAACAAGATTTTCAAATAACGTTCAACGGTTCAACGGGATTCAGGGCGCCAAATGTTGATGATATCGGAAAAATATTTGATTCGGAACCAGGTTCCGTAGTAGTGCCAAATCCTGATTTGGAATCGGAATATGCCTATAATCTGGAGTTGGGCATACAAAAGAACTTTAAGGACAAGCTTGTTTTGAAAGGGGCTACTTTCTATACGTATTTGGTGGATGCCTTGGTACGAAGGGATTTCACTTTTAACGGCAATTCGCAAATCGAGTATGGAGGTGAGTTGAGCAATGTGCAGGCTATACAAAATGCCGCCAAGGCCTATGTTTACGGCTTTGAATTTGGATTGGACGCATATTTGACTGACCAATGGTCGCTTTCGTCAAATCTTACAATAACTGAGGGGATTGAGGAGGAAGAGGATGGCACGGATTCCCCAGCAAGACATGCACCTCCAACCTTTGGTGATTTCCATGTAAGATGGAAAACGGAAAAGATATCTACCGATTTTTTTCTGAATTATAATGGTGAGGTCTCCAATGACGAATTGGCCCTGTCGGAAAGGTCTAAGGATTATATCTATGCAAAGGATGAGAACGGCGACCCCTTTTCACCATCATGGTATACTTTAAATTTTCGATCACAGTATACTATTGCGAATAATTTGAACGCCACTGTAAGTTTGGAGAACATAACAAACCAAAGGTACAGGACCTATTCTTCTGGAATAGTGGCGCCTGGAAGTAATTTAATATTGGGTATAGGATATGTTTTTTAA
- a CDS encoding YtxH domain-containing protein: MKKLALSSILVLALSISFISCRETAEKAKDAASQAEEAMEETGNDLKEAGEDAMDAAKEAGEDLKEAGEKAMDSAKEAGEDVMDKAKEIGEDVKDATQEAADKVSQ; encoded by the coding sequence ATGAAAAAATTAGCATTAAGTTCAATTTTAGTTTTGGCATTGAGCATTTCCTTTATCTCTTGTAGAGAAACCGCCGAAAAAGCAAAAGATGCAGCCAGCCAGGCGGAGGAAGCTATGGAAGAAACTGGCAACGATTTAAAAGAGGCGGGTGAGGATGCCATGGATGCAGCAAAAGAAGCAGGTGAAGATCTTAAGGAAGCAGGTGAAAAAGCTATGGATTCTGCCAAAGAAGCTGGTGAGGATGTGATGGACAAAGCCAAGGAAATTGGTGAAGATGTTAAGGATGCTACCCAGGAAGCGGCGGACAAAGTATCACAATAA
- the ileS gene encoding isoleucine--tRNA ligase produces MKFAEYKGLDLPKVAEEVLNYWKTANIFEKSVSSREGKDSYVFFEGPPSANGMPGIHHVMARTIKDIFPRYKTMKGFQVKRKAGWDTHGLPIELGVEKELGITKEDIGVKISVEEYNAACKKAVMRYTDVWNAMTEQVGYWVDMDDPYITYKSKYMESVWWLLKQIYDKGLIYKGYTIQPYSPKAGTGLSSHELNQPGTYQDVTDTTVTAQFKAIEETLPDFLKDEGTIYFLAWTTTPWTLPSNTALTVGPKIDYVLVETYNQYTFQPMNVILAKNLVGKQFTGKYFEVSQKSELIAYNAGDKKIPFYQVKEFKGKDLVGIKYEQLLDYVLPYENAENAFRVISGDFVTTEDGTGIVHTAPTFGADDALVAKQATPEIPPMLVLDENANLVPLVDLQGKFRPELGDLGGKYVKNEYYEDGEAPQRSVDVEIAIKLKEENKAFKVEKYVHSYPNCWRTDKPILYYPLDSWFIKVTDIKDRMFELNQTINWKPKATGEGRFGNWLANANDWNLSRSRYWGIPLPIWRTSDGKEEMIIGSVAELKTEMENAVNAGVLEKDIFEEFVIGDMSEDNYEKIDLHKNIVDQITLVSPSGQPMKRESDLIDVWFDSGSMPYAQWHYPFENKELIDEGKTFPADFIAEGVDQTRGWFYTLHAIATMVFDSVAYKNVVSNGLVLDKEGKKMSKRLGNAVDPFDTMKEHGADATRWYMISNANPWDNLKFDPEGIVEVKRKFFGTLYNTYSFFALYANIDEFNYAEKNIPVSERPEIDRWILSELNSLIKLVDEAYADYEPTKAIRAISDFVQENLSNWYVRLCRRRFWKGDYQKDKIAAYQTLYTCLVTVSKLSAPVAPFFMDRLYKDLIATSNREPFESVHLADFPKPDNNLIDTGLEQKMQKAQTISSLVLSIRQKEKIKVRQPLQKIMIPILGEQDRKDILAVSDLIKSEVNVKEIQLLDDASGVLVKRIKPNFKTLGPKYGKDMKLIANAISALNQEDIQKIEQEGELSLQIENKNINLQFQDVEISSQDIEGWLVASSGKTTVALDITINDDLKKEGIARELVNRIQNLRKESGFEVTDRIDIKMLKDGLVEQAVTSNLQYIKAETLTAELDFEENLENGTEIAFDEVNTKLFIEKH; encoded by the coding sequence ATGAAGTTTGCAGAATATAAGGGATTGGACTTGCCAAAAGTTGCAGAAGAAGTTTTAAACTACTGGAAGACAGCGAATATTTTTGAAAAAAGTGTTTCATCCAGAGAGGGTAAGGACAGCTATGTTTTTTTTGAGGGACCACCATCCGCCAATGGAATGCCGGGAATCCACCATGTAATGGCAAGAACCATCAAGGATATATTTCCACGATATAAGACCATGAAGGGTTTTCAAGTGAAAAGAAAGGCCGGTTGGGATACACATGGGCTTCCTATTGAGTTGGGAGTGGAAAAGGAATTGGGAATCACCAAAGAAGATATTGGGGTAAAAATCTCGGTAGAGGAATATAATGCAGCCTGTAAAAAGGCTGTAATGCGATATACCGATGTGTGGAATGCCATGACGGAACAGGTAGGTTATTGGGTGGATATGGACGATCCGTACATTACCTACAAGTCCAAATATATGGAGTCTGTTTGGTGGTTGTTGAAGCAGATATATGATAAAGGTCTTATCTATAAAGGATATACGATTCAGCCCTATTCGCCAAAGGCAGGTACGGGTTTAAGCTCACACGAACTGAACCAGCCAGGGACGTACCAAGATGTTACCGATACTACGGTAACGGCCCAATTTAAGGCTATAGAAGAGACTTTGCCCGATTTTCTAAAAGATGAAGGAACCATTTACTTCTTGGCATGGACAACCACTCCGTGGACGCTTCCTTCAAATACGGCACTTACGGTTGGGCCTAAGATTGATTATGTTTTAGTGGAAACCTATAATCAATATACTTTTCAGCCCATGAACGTAATTCTTGCCAAAAACTTGGTTGGAAAACAATTTACGGGGAAATATTTTGAAGTATCCCAAAAATCCGAATTGATAGCCTATAATGCTGGGGACAAAAAGATTCCTTTTTATCAGGTAAAGGAATTCAAGGGTAAAGATTTGGTAGGAATCAAATACGAACAGTTATTGGATTATGTTCTACCCTATGAAAATGCTGAAAATGCATTTAGGGTCATAAGTGGTGATTTCGTAACTACAGAAGACGGTACTGGTATTGTACATACCGCCCCAACTTTTGGTGCCGATGATGCCTTGGTGGCGAAACAAGCTACACCTGAAATACCTCCCATGTTGGTGTTGGATGAAAATGCGAATCTCGTTCCTTTGGTAGATTTGCAGGGAAAGTTTAGACCGGAATTGGGGGATCTTGGCGGTAAATACGTCAAGAACGAGTACTATGAGGATGGTGAGGCACCGCAACGTTCTGTGGATGTAGAAATAGCTATAAAGCTCAAGGAAGAGAACAAGGCCTTCAAGGTTGAAAAATATGTGCACAGTTACCCCAACTGTTGGCGAACGGACAAACCTATTTTATACTACCCGCTAGATTCTTGGTTCATTAAGGTTACGGACATCAAAGATCGAATGTTCGAACTGAATCAGACTATTAATTGGAAACCTAAGGCTACCGGCGAAGGCCGTTTTGGAAACTGGTTGGCAAATGCAAACGATTGGAATTTGTCACGATCAAGATACTGGGGTATTCCATTGCCCATCTGGAGAACTAGTGATGGTAAGGAGGAAATGATTATAGGTTCGGTTGCAGAACTAAAGACTGAAATGGAAAATGCGGTAAACGCCGGTGTTTTGGAGAAGGATATTTTTGAGGAGTTTGTAATTGGCGATATGTCCGAAGACAACTATGAAAAAATAGACCTTCACAAGAATATAGTAGATCAGATTACCTTGGTATCACCGTCCGGTCAACCCATGAAACGGGAAAGTGATTTGATCGATGTTTGGTTTGATAGTGGATCAATGCCCTATGCACAGTGGCACTACCCTTTTGAGAACAAGGAGTTGATTGATGAGGGGAAGACTTTTCCGGCCGATTTTATCGCGGAAGGTGTAGATCAAACTAGGGGATGGTTTTATACCCTGCATGCCATAGCAACTATGGTATTCGATTCAGTTGCGTATAAAAATGTGGTATCGAACGGACTAGTACTGGATAAGGAAGGTAAAAAGATGTCCAAAAGGCTGGGCAATGCCGTGGATCCTTTTGACACCATGAAGGAGCATGGTGCAGATGCTACTCGCTGGTATATGATCAGCAACGCAAATCCATGGGACAATCTTAAATTCGATCCGGAAGGTATTGTAGAGGTGAAACGTAAATTTTTCGGTACGTTGTATAATACCTATTCTTTTTTCGCCTTGTACGCCAATATTGATGAATTCAACTATGCAGAGAAGAATATCCCGGTGTCGGAGAGACCGGAAATAGATAGATGGATTTTGTCCGAATTGAATTCACTTATAAAATTGGTCGATGAAGCTTATGCGGATTATGAACCTACCAAAGCAATCAGGGCCATATCTGATTTTGTTCAGGAAAACTTGAGTAATTGGTATGTTCGTTTATGCCGCAGAAGGTTTTGGAAGGGCGATTACCAAAAAGATAAGATAGCGGCGTACCAAACCTTATACACCTGCTTGGTCACGGTTTCCAAACTTTCTGCGCCAGTGGCCCCATTTTTTATGGATAGACTCTATAAGGACTTGATCGCGACAAGCAATCGCGAACCCTTTGAAAGTGTGCATCTGGCAGATTTCCCAAAACCTGACAACAATTTGATTGATACCGGTTTAGAACAAAAAATGCAAAAGGCGCAAACCATTTCATCATTGGTTTTATCCATAAGACAGAAGGAAAAGATAAAGGTAAGGCAGCCACTGCAGAAAATCATGATCCCTATTTTGGGAGAGCAGGACAGAAAGGATATTTTGGCCGTTTCGGATTTAATAAAATCAGAAGTAAACGTAAAGGAAATTCAATTGTTGGACGATGCTTCCGGGGTACTTGTTAAACGGATAAAACCCAACTTTAAAACATTGGGTCCCAAGTACGGAAAGGATATGAAGCTCATTGCCAACGCCATAAGTGCTCTAAATCAGGAGGATATCCAAAAAATTGAACAAGAAGGCGAATTATCCCTTCAAATAGAAAATAAAAACATTAATTTACAGTTTCAGGATGTAGAGATAAGTTCCCAAGATATCGAGGGTTGGCTTGTGGCATCATCTGGCAAAACAACAGTTGCGCTGGATATAACCATTAATGATGACCTTAAAAAAGAGGGTATAGCTAGGGAACTTGTAAATCGCATTCAAAATTTAAGAAAGGAATCTGGTTTTGAGGTTACTGACAGAATAGATATTAAGATGCTCAAGGACGGTTTGGTAGAACAGGCGGTTACGAGCAATCTACAATATATAAAGGCGGAAACTTTGACAGCAGAATTGGATTTTGAAGAAAATTTAGAAAATGGCACCGAAATTGCCTTTGACGAAGTGAACACTAAATTGTTTATTGAAAAACATTAA